A DNA window from Carnobacterium funditum DSM 5970 contains the following coding sequences:
- a CDS encoding YveK family protein: MEDTLVLTNIFTTLKKRAGLIIVLSLLGLGLMMAYTMIFVTPQFTASTQLLVNRTTSEITGVEVNDIDKDIKMINTYKDIIKGPVILDQVRKELNIPLTPDQLAGKIVIQTEENSQVFSINVTDEDPYASARLANKVAATFRNEIGTIMKVDNVTIISKAVPKSTPISPNIPMNAVAGLIIGLMMGIGITFLIELADKTIQSDSYITDKVEWTILGSVYEMTLEETNPEMKTKEMNLNLQRVNSKE; this comes from the coding sequence ATGGAAGATACACTTGTTTTGACCAATATTTTTACCACTCTAAAAAAAAGAGCGGGTTTAATTATCGTATTAAGCTTACTAGGATTAGGTTTGATGATGGCCTATACAATGATTTTTGTTACTCCACAATTTACTGCTAGCACACAGCTATTAGTTAATCGAACAACTTCGGAAATCACCGGAGTTGAGGTAAATGATATCGATAAAGACATTAAGATGATAAATACTTATAAAGACATTATTAAAGGACCGGTTATCTTAGATCAGGTTCGTAAAGAATTAAATATACCTTTAACACCAGACCAACTTGCTGGAAAAATCGTGATACAAACAGAAGAAAACTCACAGGTTTTTTCAATAAACGTAACAGATGAGGATCCATATGCTTCAGCTCGGCTAGCAAATAAAGTAGCAGCAACGTTCAGAAATGAAATTGGCACGATCATGAAAGTGGATAACGTTACAATTATTTCTAAAGCAGTACCTAAAAGCACCCCTATTTCGCCGAACATCCCTATGAATGCAGTTGCAGGTTTAATAATAGGCTTAATGATGGGAATAGGTATAACTTTCTTAATTGAATTAGCAGATAAAACGATTCAATCAGATAGTTACATTACGGATAAGGTAGAGTGGACTATATTAGGAAGTGTATATGAGATGACTCTTGAAGAAACGAATCCTGAAATGAAGACAAAGGAAATGAATCTAAACTTACAAAGGGTAAACAGTAAAGAATAA
- a CDS encoding CpsD/CapB family tyrosine-protein kinase: MFKKKLTDTKSSPSNLVTLTKPSSVISEQFKTIRTNIQFSIFDKEIKTIAITSDMMSAGKSTVAANLAITFSMQGKKVVLIDSDMRKPTIHHFFNLSNRDGLTSLLTDRAIKLSNMIHHTGIENLFILTSGIIPPNPSELLASKRMDELLVELETEFDLIIFDLPPVMAVTDAQIMASKVDGTIFVIRKDSSTKDRIMQSKNLLQKVNANVIGVVLNRIKVEESLDYGYYGITD, translated from the coding sequence ATGTTTAAAAAGAAACTGACAGATACAAAAAGTTCGCCATCTAATTTAGTAACATTAACTAAACCAAGTTCAGTTATATCTGAGCAATTCAAAACCATTCGAACCAATATTCAATTTTCAATTTTTGATAAAGAAATTAAAACAATTGCTATCACTTCTGATATGATGAGCGCTGGAAAGTCAACCGTAGCAGCAAATCTTGCAATAACATTTTCAATGCAAGGGAAAAAAGTTGTGCTGATTGATTCAGATATGAGAAAACCAACTATCCATCATTTCTTTAATCTATCTAATCGTGATGGATTGACTTCACTTTTAACAGATCGAGCTATTAAACTTTCAAATATGATCCATCATACAGGTATAGAAAATTTATTCATCCTCACTAGCGGTATCATACCGCCAAACCCATCTGAGTTATTAGCCTCAAAGCGAATGGATGAATTATTGGTTGAGTTAGAAACAGAATTTGATTTAATTATTTTTGATTTACCTCCTGTTATGGCCGTTACAGATGCACAAATTATGGCTAGTAAAGTTGATGGGACTATTTTTGTTATTCGTAAAGATAGTTCTACTAAAGATAGAATTATGCAATCAAAAAATTTACTTCAAAAAGTTAATGCAAACGTCATTGGAGTTGTTTTAAATCGAATAAAAGTAGAAGAAAGTTTGGACTATGGTTATTACGGCATAACAGATTAA
- a CDS encoding polysaccharide biosynthesis protein, whose translation MSRNIKKLILISYDSIAICLAAFLAYQFLNPYITLPRATYILSVGMSIFSYLLIASYFKIFNHINRYLSIREVFMIVTGINLAFLSVAIISLVRFSSMSLRFLILTAIFSTVGIIGIRILWRTYHEYQCKQLKRKRKKNQIRTLIVGAGEGGNIFIRGLKQNFNEIKIIGVVDDDPFKHKTRLYDIPILGSINDIPELVKALQIEQITIAIPSLKPQKYEQILDSCNNLSIKVNLMPSIEDVLQGKLSVTQFKEVDVVDLLGRKEVQLNMQQILSELTNKTILISGAGGSIGSEICRQIAQFSPKRLILLGHGENSIYQIDRELTNLYHKKIDIIPVIADVQDRKCIFETMQKYQPDRVYHAAAHKHVPMMEYNPKEAIKNNIFGTKNMADAAKATGVTSFVMISTDKAVNPPNIMGATKRIAEMIVTGLNEPGKTKFAAVRFGNVLGSRGSVVPLFKEQIKKGGPITITDFRMTRYFMTIPEASRLVIQAGALAKGGEVFILDMGEPVKILDLAKNMVRLSGYTENEIKILESGIRPGEKLYEELLVADEQTEEKVHDKIFVGKVKNMPTTEVMDFIYGLEDCKPNELKEHLLEFTNNKITKNIKADRIGEFADELLEGELSNV comes from the coding sequence ATGAGTAGAAATATAAAGAAACTGATTTTAATTAGTTATGATAGTATAGCTATTTGTTTAGCAGCATTCTTGGCTTATCAATTTCTAAACCCTTACATCACATTGCCAAGAGCCACTTATATTCTCAGCGTGGGAATGAGTATTTTTTCTTACCTACTCATTGCAAGTTATTTTAAAATATTTAATCATATCAATCGATATTTGAGTATTCGAGAAGTTTTTATGATTGTTACTGGTATAAACTTAGCATTTCTATCAGTTGCAATTATTTCATTAGTAAGATTTTCAAGTATGAGCTTGCGATTCCTTATCTTGACAGCAATCTTTTCTACGGTGGGTATTATTGGGATTCGAATACTTTGGCGAACTTACCATGAATACCAATGTAAACAATTAAAAAGAAAAAGAAAAAAAAATCAGATAAGAACTCTGATTGTCGGAGCGGGAGAAGGAGGAAACATTTTTATCCGTGGTCTGAAACAAAACTTTAATGAAATAAAAATTATTGGCGTTGTAGATGATGATCCTTTCAAGCATAAGACTAGATTATACGATATCCCCATTTTAGGTTCTATAAATGATATCCCCGAATTAGTTAAAGCCCTCCAAATTGAACAAATCACCATTGCAATCCCTTCATTAAAACCTCAAAAGTACGAACAAATCCTAGATAGTTGTAATAACTTAAGCATAAAAGTTAATTTAATGCCTTCGATTGAAGATGTCCTTCAAGGAAAACTATCAGTCACTCAGTTTAAAGAAGTTGATGTTGTCGATTTGCTTGGAAGAAAAGAAGTGCAACTAAATATGCAGCAAATTCTATCAGAATTGACGAACAAAACTATCCTTATTAGTGGAGCTGGTGGATCAATTGGTTCTGAAATTTGTCGCCAAATCGCCCAATTTTCTCCTAAGCGTTTAATTTTATTAGGACATGGTGAAAACTCTATTTATCAAATTGATAGAGAATTAACCAATCTCTATCATAAAAAAATTGACATCATCCCAGTAATTGCAGATGTACAAGATCGAAAATGTATTTTTGAAACGATGCAAAAGTATCAACCAGATCGTGTTTATCATGCTGCAGCTCATAAGCATGTACCTATGATGGAATACAACCCAAAAGAAGCTATAAAAAATAATATTTTTGGTACAAAAAATATGGCGGATGCAGCTAAAGCAACCGGTGTTACTAGCTTTGTTATGATTTCAACTGATAAAGCAGTTAATCCACCAAATATTATGGGAGCGACAAAACGAATTGCAGAAATGATTGTAACTGGTCTAAATGAACCAGGTAAAACAAAGTTTGCAGCTGTCCGTTTTGGGAATGTTTTAGGAAGTCGAGGCAGTGTTGTTCCATTATTTAAAGAACAAATTAAAAAAGGCGGACCTATCACTATTACAGATTTTCGAATGACTCGGTACTTTATGACCATTCCTGAAGCTAGTCGGTTGGTTATTCAAGCTGGTGCTTTAGCAAAAGGAGGCGAGGTTTTCATTTTAGATATGGGCGAACCAGTTAAAATTTTAGATTTAGCCAAAAATATGGTGAGATTAAGCGGATATACAGAAAACGAAATCAAAATTTTAGAGTCAGGAATTAGACCAGGAGAAAAACTTTATGAAGAATTACTTGTAGCAGATGAACAAACTGAAGAGAAGGTTCACGATAAAATTTTTGTAGGCAAAGTTAAAAATATGCCTACGACTGAAGTAATGGACTTTATTTATGGTTTAGAAGATTGTAAGCCAAATGAATTAAAAGAACACTTGTTAGAATTCACGAATAATAAAATAACGAAAAATATAAAAGCTGATCGCATTGGTGAATTTGCTGATGAGTTGCTTGAAGGGGAGTTATCAAATGTATGA
- a CDS encoding sugar transferase, whose protein sequence is MYEHYIKHDLDVLFALVLIIITSPILIISALFIRYETKGPVFFKQNRIGKNCREFNIYKFRTMRIETVMNDQLLTDAQRITRVGAFLRKTSIDELPQLFNILMGEMSFIGPRPLLPQYLELYDQKQLRRHEVMSGISGWAQVNGRNTISWEDKFKLDVYYVNHVCLKLDIKILFSTLYKVIGRKNIDCSVNETMTYFKGETK, encoded by the coding sequence ATGTATGAACACTATATTAAACATGATTTAGATGTGCTGTTTGCGCTAGTCCTCATTATTATTACATCTCCAATTTTAATTATTAGCGCCTTATTTATTAGGTATGAAACAAAAGGACCAGTATTTTTTAAACAAAATCGTATAGGCAAAAATTGTCGAGAATTTAACATTTATAAATTTCGAACGATGCGTATTGAAACAGTGATGAACGATCAGCTTTTGACGGATGCACAACGCATAACAAGAGTTGGTGCTTTTTTAAGAAAAACAAGTATTGATGAATTGCCGCAACTTTTTAATATTCTGATGGGTGAAATGAGTTTTATTGGTCCCAGACCATTATTACCTCAATATTTAGAGCTATATGACCAAAAGCAGTTAAGAAGACACGAAGTGATGTCAGGTATATCAGGATGGGCTCAAGTAAATGGTAGAAATACGATTAGTTGGGAAGATAAATTTAAGTTAGACGTTTACTACGTTAATCATGTTTGTTTGAAATTAGATATAAAAATTCTTTTTTCTACTTTATATAAAGTGATAGGCAGAAAGAATATTGATTGTTCAGTTAATGAAACCATGACCTATTTTAAAGGGGAAACTAAATAA
- a CDS encoding DegT/DnrJ/EryC1/StrS family aminotransferase — protein sequence MKRILLSSPHMSGNEQKYINEAFETNWIAPLGPNVTRFEEDIANYVGVKGAAVTDSGTAAIHLALSVLDVGKEDHVFCSSFTFVASASPVIYLGAEITFIDSEPETWNMSPDALYRALSHAKKVGKLPKAIIVVHLYGQSAKMDELLEVANSFGVPIVEDAAESLGSEYKGRKSGSFGKLGIYSFNGNKIITTSGGGALVSDDEGLLERAVFLATQARDAAPHYQHSVIGYNYRMSNVVAGIGRAQLEVLDERVFQRRSIYNRYYKELASIEGIQFMPELKDTKSNRWLTTLTIDSSILQVNPYEIMDSMNKKNIEARVLWKPLHLQPLFANKDFYKHDERSIPVSENLFASGLCLPSGSNMTEEQQNFVIDNLKQLLHKRLLVKQII from the coding sequence ATGAAACGTATTTTATTATCTTCACCTCATATGTCTGGTAATGAACAAAAATATATTAATGAAGCGTTTGAAACGAATTGGATTGCACCACTTGGTCCTAATGTTACTCGTTTTGAGGAAGATATTGCTAATTATGTTGGTGTAAAAGGCGCAGCTGTTACAGATTCTGGAACAGCTGCCATTCATCTAGCTTTAAGTGTTTTAGACGTTGGTAAAGAAGACCATGTTTTTTGTTCATCATTTACTTTTGTAGCGAGTGCCAGTCCAGTTATCTATCTAGGAGCTGAGATTACATTTATTGACTCTGAACCAGAAACATGGAATATGTCTCCTGATGCGCTGTATCGTGCATTGTCACATGCAAAAAAAGTTGGAAAGCTACCAAAAGCAATCATTGTCGTTCACTTATATGGCCAATCAGCCAAGATGGATGAGCTCTTAGAAGTTGCTAATAGTTTTGGTGTTCCAATTGTAGAGGACGCTGCAGAATCATTAGGATCCGAGTATAAAGGTAGAAAGAGCGGATCGTTTGGAAAGCTAGGGATTTATTCATTTAACGGAAATAAAATTATTACCACTTCAGGTGGTGGTGCTTTAGTTTCTGATGATGAGGGATTGTTGGAAAGAGCAGTCTTTTTAGCTACACAAGCCCGTGATGCTGCTCCACATTATCAACACTCAGTGATTGGGTACAACTATCGAATGAGTAATGTAGTCGCTGGAATAGGCAGAGCGCAATTAGAAGTTTTAGATGAACGTGTTTTTCAAAGAAGAAGTATTTACAATCGTTATTATAAAGAATTAGCTTCAATTGAAGGGATTCAATTTATGCCAGAATTAAAAGATACAAAATCAAATAGATGGCTAACAACTTTAACGATTGATTCTTCAATTCTTCAAGTTAATCCGTATGAAATTATGGATTCGATGAATAAAAAGAATATTGAAGCACGTGTTCTATGGAAACCACTTCACTTACAGCCTTTATTTGCAAACAAGGATTTTTATAAACACGATGAAAGAAGCATTCCTGTTTCAGAAAATTTATTTGCCAGTGGTTTATGTCTTCCATCCGGTTCTAATATGACTGAAGAACAACAAAATTTTGTGATTGATAATCTTAAGCAGCTATTACACAAACGTCTTCTAGTTAAACAAATAATTTAG
- a CDS encoding glycosyltransferase family 4 protein: MEKVLMLASVSSMIYQFNMPNIRLLKEQGYEVHVAANFEKGSPASLENTEDLKNELIELGVFYHQIDCQRGVGDITSHIHSYKQIKKIIRSNHFSFIHCHTPITGALTRMAARKNQIPIIYTAHGFHFFEGSPMKNWLFYPIEKILSGYTDVLVTINQEDYNRANEHFNMKNIKYIPGVGLNTSKFRNAVIDRKALRSEIEVPEDAIMMFSVGEISSRKNHETAIRALAKTVNKNLYYAICGQGELEPYLKHLTKELGIENRVKFLGFRKDIAQLCKASDIYVFPSQREGLGIAAIEGMASGLPLISSYINGIRDYTLNEETGYCLDPFDINGFTEAMDKLSSDNDLRDKIGEHNKEAAKRFDSKNVNELMKNIYRGMKVDAIPDKKLVMNKEQIEAQHYIK, encoded by the coding sequence ATGGAAAAGGTATTGATGTTGGCATCGGTTTCATCAATGATTTACCAGTTTAACATGCCAAATATCCGTCTTTTAAAAGAGCAAGGTTATGAAGTTCATGTAGCTGCTAATTTTGAAAAAGGAAGTCCTGCTTCTTTAGAAAATACAGAGGATTTAAAAAATGAGTTAATTGAATTGGGTGTTTTTTATCATCAAATTGACTGCCAACGGGGAGTTGGTGATATAACCTCTCACATACATTCTTATAAACAAATAAAAAAAATTATCCGATCTAATCACTTTTCTTTTATTCATTGCCATACACCTATTACAGGAGCACTAACAAGAATGGCTGCTCGGAAAAATCAAATCCCAATTATTTACACAGCTCATGGATTTCATTTTTTTGAAGGAAGTCCTATGAAAAACTGGTTGTTTTATCCGATTGAAAAAATATTATCTGGATATACAGATGTATTAGTAACCATTAATCAAGAAGATTACAATCGAGCAAATGAACACTTTAATATGAAAAATATTAAGTATATCCCAGGTGTAGGATTAAATACAAGCAAATTTAGAAATGCTGTTATCGATAGGAAAGCACTTCGTTCAGAAATTGAGGTACCAGAAGATGCAATTATGATGTTTTCTGTTGGAGAAATAAGCAGTAGAAAAAATCACGAAACAGCTATTCGAGCTCTCGCTAAAACAGTGAATAAAAACCTGTATTATGCCATTTGCGGTCAAGGAGAACTTGAACCCTATTTAAAACACTTAACAAAAGAATTAGGTATTGAAAATCGGGTGAAATTTTTAGGCTTTAGAAAAGATATCGCTCAGTTATGCAAAGCATCAGATATTTATGTTTTTCCATCACAAAGAGAAGGACTAGGAATTGCAGCTATTGAAGGAATGGCTAGTGGTTTACCTTTAATTTCTTCTTATATCAATGGTATTAGAGATTACACACTAAATGAAGAAACTGGCTATTGTTTAGATCCATTTGATATTAATGGTTTTACTGAAGCAATGGATAAGTTGAGTAGCGATAACGATTTAAGAGATAAGATTGGTGAACACAACAAAGAAGCAGCAAAACGATTTGATAGTAAAAATGTTAATGAATTGATGAAAAATATTTATAGAGGAATGAAAGTAGACGCTATACCTGATAAGAAATTAGTTATGAATAAAGAACAAATAGAAGCACAGCACTATATAAAATGA
- a CDS encoding glycosyltransferase, protein MKKAVFVVKSLSNGGIEHSLVNLINTIEDYEVTLIMSKNHAPLLPLIKKPIKIKYLTDTGQGIDTRIFLKESFVNKQWLSLFRVSWRIGLFLISKNMIPLNNFYLNAYPLEEEEYDIAIAYDGGLRATSSYVIQKIKAKKKIMWVHEDYSKLVEIEKKTGGSVFKYFDQIFCVSKGAKEKFLELYPELSDKTKVFYSIYSKNDFYKKATNQTSDYNYKGIKILTVARLGQEKGHDLIPEVISKLKSEGYQFHWYLVGDDDGVKSTLEKEIKNRQIESYLSIMGGKGNPFPYYRDCDIYVQPSRQEGYCMSMVEAMAFGKPIIATNFLTAKEFILNHGTDGLIADISSQSLYENIKKMLDDENLRMSISKCYLQKKIDTKAEVEKFYAI, encoded by the coding sequence GTGAAAAAAGCAGTTTTTGTAGTTAAGTCACTATCTAACGGTGGTATTGAACATTCACTTGTTAATTTAATTAACACTATTGAAGATTATGAAGTGACTCTGATTATGTCAAAGAATCACGCTCCTCTTTTACCGTTAATAAAAAAGCCCATCAAAATCAAGTATTTAACGGATACAGGGCAAGGAATCGACACAAGAATATTTTTGAAAGAATCATTTGTAAACAAACAGTGGCTGTCCTTATTTAGAGTTAGCTGGAGGATTGGGCTGTTTCTAATTTCAAAGAACATGATTCCCTTAAATAATTTTTATTTAAATGCTTATCCGTTAGAAGAAGAAGAATACGATATAGCGATTGCCTATGACGGCGGTTTGAGAGCGACGTCTTCTTATGTCATTCAAAAAATTAAAGCAAAAAAGAAAATTATGTGGGTTCATGAAGATTATTCTAAATTAGTAGAAATTGAGAAAAAAACAGGTGGATCTGTATTCAAATATTTTGATCAAATATTTTGTGTTTCAAAAGGAGCAAAAGAAAAATTTTTAGAATTGTATCCAGAATTGAGTGACAAAACAAAAGTATTTTATTCAATCTACAGTAAAAATGACTTTTATAAAAAAGCAACGAATCAGACAAGTGATTATAACTATAAAGGAATAAAGATACTAACAGTTGCTCGACTAGGACAAGAAAAAGGACATGATTTAATACCTGAAGTCATTTCAAAGTTAAAATCAGAAGGGTATCAATTTCATTGGTACCTTGTTGGAGATGATGATGGCGTTAAGTCAACGTTAGAAAAAGAAATTAAAAATCGTCAGATAGAATCCTATTTATCAATTATGGGAGGGAAAGGTAATCCTTTTCCTTACTACCGAGATTGCGATATCTACGTTCAGCCTTCAAGGCAAGAAGGGTATTGTATGTCAATGGTTGAAGCGATGGCTTTTGGTAAACCAATTATTGCTACGAACTTCTTAACAGCAAAAGAGTTTATTCTAAATCACGGGACAGATGGGCTAATTGCAGATATATCTAGCCAATCTTTATACGAAAATATAAAAAAAATGTTAGATGACGAAAATTTGAGAATGAGTATAAGCAAGTGCTATTTACAAAAAAAAATTGATACTAAAGCGGAAGTTGAAAAATTTTATGCTATCTGA
- a CDS encoding glycosyltransferase, whose translation MKKVVFVIRRLANAGTEQSLIKLINTIENYDITIMLAREDKTLLPQINKEIKIIELYEQGLGLNMGLYLKRSLKTVNLSKFLFMFSRLYKYIKLDQFEQLNDHLLTSYEVQEEKYDLAIAFDGGSRNTLTPFVIEKIEAEKKIMWIQEDYSKVSENEKMVGHKIFPKFDQIFCVSQAAKEKFSEIYPELGEKTSSFYPIFDTKEYLEKAEESEDIFDYNGIKILTVGRLEEEKGQERLPGIVSRLKTENYQFKWFLVGDGQLRKKLEKDIKELGIEDYLILLGKKSNPFPYYKQCDIYVQPSRQEGYCLSMAEANSFKKPLIATNFITSKEFIVHGVDGLIADNNSQSIYKNIKKLLDDENLRMAFSENSQNKIVDTFSEMNKFYAL comes from the coding sequence ATGAAAAAAGTTGTTTTCGTTATCCGACGCTTGGCTAATGCCGGTACGGAGCAATCACTGATAAAACTAATCAACACAATAGAAAACTATGATATTACCATCATGCTTGCCAGAGAAGATAAAACACTGCTGCCACAAATAAACAAAGAGATTAAAATAATTGAATTGTATGAACAAGGTTTAGGTCTTAATATGGGTCTTTATTTAAAAAGAAGTTTAAAAACCGTTAATCTATCAAAATTTTTATTCATGTTTTCAAGATTATACAAATACATTAAGCTAGATCAATTCGAACAATTGAATGATCATCTTTTAACGAGTTATGAGGTGCAAGAAGAAAAATACGATTTAGCAATTGCTTTTGATGGAGGATCAAGAAATACGTTAACGCCATTTGTCATAGAAAAAATTGAGGCTGAAAAAAAGATTATGTGGATTCAAGAAGACTATTCTAAAGTTTCAGAAAACGAAAAGATGGTGGGACATAAGATTTTTCCTAAATTCGATCAAATATTTTGTGTTTCACAAGCGGCAAAAGAAAAATTTTCTGAAATTTATCCTGAATTAGGAGAAAAAACTAGTTCTTTTTATCCGATTTTTGATACCAAAGAATATTTAGAAAAAGCGGAAGAATCAGAAGACATCTTTGATTATAATGGCATTAAGATTTTAACGGTAGGTCGTCTCGAAGAAGAAAAAGGACAAGAAAGGTTACCAGGAATTGTATCGCGATTAAAAACGGAAAATTATCAGTTCAAATGGTTTTTAGTCGGGGATGGTCAGTTAAGAAAAAAATTGGAAAAGGACATAAAGGAATTGGGAATTGAAGATTATCTAATTTTGTTAGGTAAAAAATCGAATCCATTTCCTTACTATAAACAGTGTGATATCTATGTTCAACCCTCTAGACAAGAAGGGTATTGTCTATCAATGGCGGAAGCCAATTCATTCAAAAAACCTTTAATTGCCACAAATTTTATCACTTCCAAAGAGTTCATTGTGCATGGAGTAGATGGATTGATTGCAGATAACAATAGTCAATCTATTTATAAAAATATCAAGAAACTATTAGATGATGAAAATTTAAGAATGGCTTTTAGTGAAAATAGCCAAAATAAAATAGTCGATACTTTTTCAGAAATGAATAAGTTTTATGCTCTATAA
- a CDS encoding lipopolysaccharide biosynthesis protein has product MRTANSMKNVAVVLVGQVLNILLAFGARIVFVRMLDVEYLGVNGLFTDVLSILSLAELGFGSAVIYGLYKPLAVKDEKKIKALMNFYAFSYKVIGFTVLTLGLGLLPFLNIIIKDSPNIPNLNFIYLLYLANSVVTYFYAYKRSLIIADQKNYIVTFYKSGFLFLATAVQVIVLLMTRNFVLYLLVRILFSVVENIFIAQKANKLYPFLKERNKEKLEKTDRKVIFKNIKALMYHRVGSVVVEGTDNILISSIVGIVWVGLYSNYSLILGAINSIVNQIFESVTASVGNLNAVENKEKSFDIYKVMLFINFWIFGFCAISLWILLNPFITLWLGAKYVMSQWIVALIVINFYIKGFRKTTLVFKDAYGLFWNDRYKPIAEASINLIASLILARSYGIAGILLGTLISSLTTVVWIEPFVVYKNGFKKSVSDYFKRYIGYGLAALTATILTSLASSFIPEGLFINFIYRVLLCVIIPNSFFLLVFSRTDEFKYVLAIIKVGLKRKKMAKVNTSD; this is encoded by the coding sequence ATGAGAACAGCAAACTCTATGAAAAATGTGGCTGTTGTATTGGTTGGACAAGTGTTGAACATCCTACTTGCTTTTGGGGCGCGAATTGTTTTCGTTCGAATGCTAGATGTGGAATACCTTGGAGTAAACGGGTTATTTACGGATGTCTTGTCTATTCTTTCTCTTGCAGAACTAGGTTTTGGATCAGCGGTAATTTATGGTTTATATAAACCATTAGCAGTTAAAGATGAAAAAAAAATTAAAGCCTTAATGAACTTTTATGCTTTCTCATATAAAGTAATTGGGTTTACTGTATTGACTTTAGGCTTAGGTTTGTTGCCTTTCTTAAATATTATCATTAAAGATTCTCCCAATATCCCTAACCTTAATTTTATTTATTTACTCTATTTAGCTAATTCTGTTGTCACATATTTTTACGCTTACAAACGTTCATTAATTATTGCTGATCAAAAGAATTATATTGTTACTTTTTATAAAAGTGGCTTTTTATTTTTAGCAACAGCTGTTCAAGTTATTGTTTTACTGATGACAAGAAATTTCGTTTTATACTTACTGGTCCGGATTCTATTTTCAGTGGTTGAAAATATATTTATAGCCCAGAAAGCAAACAAACTTTATCCATTTTTAAAAGAAAGGAATAAAGAAAAACTAGAGAAGACTGATCGCAAAGTTATTTTCAAAAATATTAAAGCATTGATGTATCACCGAGTAGGTTCAGTTGTGGTTGAAGGAACCGATAATATTTTGATTTCTTCTATTGTTGGTATCGTTTGGGTAGGATTGTACTCAAATTATTCTTTGATTCTAGGTGCGATTAATTCAATTGTGAATCAAATTTTTGAATCTGTTACTGCAAGTGTAGGTAATTTAAATGCTGTAGAAAATAAGGAAAAATCTTTTGATATTTACAAAGTCATGTTATTCATTAATTTTTGGATTTTTGGTTTTTGTGCAATCTCTCTATGGATCCTCCTAAATCCTTTTATTACATTATGGCTCGGAGCAAAATATGTAATGAGTCAATGGATTGTGGCTCTAATTGTCATTAATTTTTATATAAAAGGATTTAGAAAGACGACATTAGTATTTAAAGATGCTTATGGATTATTTTGGAATGATCGCTATAAACCAATAGCAGAAGCTTCAATCAATTTAATTGCATCCTTAATCCTGGCAAGATCTTACGGCATTGCAGGTATTTTATTAGGAACGCTTATTAGCAGTCTCACTACTGTCGTTTGGATTGAACCATTTGTTGTGTATAAAAATGGATTTAAAAAAAGTGTATCGGATTACTTTAAACGCTATATTGGGTATGGTTTAGCTGCATTAACAGCAACTATTTTAACATCTTTAGCTAGTTCATTTATCCCAGAAGGATTATTTATAAATTTTATTTATAGAGTTCTACTTTGTGTTATTATCCCAAATAGTTTTTTTCTTCTTGTTTTTAGTCGAACGGATGAATTCAAATACGTATTGGCAATAATTAAAGTAGGTTTGAAAAGAAAAAAAATGGCAAAGGTAAATACATCTGACTAA